Below is a window of Shinella sp. PSBB067 DNA.
CCTCGCTGGCCGAGGCCGTGCACCATACGCGCGGCCGTCATGTCTTCGGCAAGCCGCTCGTCGCCCAGCCGATCATGACGCGCGTCCTTGCCGACATGGCGCTCGACGTCGCGGCCGCGACGGCGCTTTCCCTGCGCCTTGCCGAAGCCTTCGACAAGGCGCGAGACAGCGCGGAAGACGCCGCCTATGCCCGCATCATGACGCCGGTCACCAAATACTGGTGCTGCAAGATCGCGCCCGCCCTCATCTACGAGGCGATGGAATGCATCGGCGGCAGCGGCTATGTCGAGGAGCGGCCCATCGCCCGGCATTACCGCGAAGCGCCGGTCAACGCGATCTGGGAAGGCTCCGGCAATGTCATGGCGCTCGACCTGATGCGCGTCATCGGCCGCGGCAAGGATCTTTTCGAGATGCTCTTTGCCGGCCTTGCGCGCGATCTCGGCCCGGCCGGCCGCAAGACGGTGGAGGTGTTGCGCGCCTGCCTGTCGCTCTGCGAGCGCGACGAGGGCGCGGCCCGCATGCTCATCGAGCAGCTGGCGCTTGCCGCCGCCGCCGCCGAACTCTACCGCGCCGGTGCCGGCCGCATCGCCGATGCGTTCCTCGAAACGCGCCTTGCATCCGGCTGGCGCGCGACCTACGGCATGCTCGATTCCCGCTTCGATTCGACCTATATCGTCGACCTGCTCTATCCGCCGGCCAGATAGGCCGTCGTCGCTAGCACCATCGGAATGGTGAAGAAGGAGGCGATCGTCTGGAGCGTCGCGACGGCGGCGTAGAAGGGCGCGTCGCCGCCCATCTGCTTGGCCAGCACGTAGCCGTTCATCGCGGTCGGCACGCTCGCGCCCATGGCGATGGTGAGAAGCTGCTCGCCGCGCATTCCCAGTGCATAGGCCGCCCCCGTCATGACCAGCGGCATGAAGAGAAGCTTCAGCACGACGGGCAGCAGGGCGAGAGGGCGGGGCCGCAGGGCATCGGCAAGCTTCAGCCCGGCCCCCACCATGATGAGGCCGAGGCTGAGCGAGGTGTCGGCGACGAACTCCACCGTCTGCATCAGCGGCGCGTAGATATGGATTCCCGAGAGGTTGACGAGAACGCCGAGCACCGAGCCGATGATCATCGGGTTGGTCAGGATCTTCTGCGCGAAGGTCTTCAGGCTGCGCGTGCCGCCGCCGAACCAGACGAGAACCGCGATATTGTAGAAATTGAGGGGAATGATGATCAGCGTCGCCACGAGCGCGACGAGGGCGAGGCTGTCCGTCCCGTAGAGCTTTTCGCCGATCGCCAGCGCGATGAAGGCATTCCAGCGCGTCGATGTCTGGAAGACGGATGTATACGACGCCCCCGAAACGCCGGCCGCGCGAAAAAGCGGCCAGGAGAGGATCAATAGCAGGGCGATGAACGTTACCGAGCCGATGGACCCGAGCGCGATCGCGCCCGCCGCGATGCCCGAGAACGTCGCATTGGCGAGCGTGGTGAAGAGGAGGGAAGGAAACAGCACGAAGAAGCCGAGCTGCTCCAGTCCGGTCCACATGTCGCGGTCGATCAGCCGCCAGCGCTTGAGCAAGGCGCCCAGCACCACGAGCAGGAAGACGGGCAGGATGCTTTCGAAGATGGCAGGCATGAGACCGGATATGCAGGGAAGGGATTGCAGCTCATTTCATGCCTTGCCAAGCCTTGCAAGGCCCCGGCGCGCGGGCGGCCATGTGGAAATTAACCTTAACGAAGGGTTTGCGTTGCGGCGGGAAGGTTAACGGGCAAGAGTGGCATTTACCTGGTGTTAACCATGCAAGCGAGTACCAACATGGCCAGAACGGCCCGGATTTCGGTCATGACGACCGTGTTTTCATGTGCGGCGGTGGATATCGTCGTGCCGATGCTCGTGCTGGTCGCGGGCGTGGCGGTCAGCGAGATGATCTTCGCGGCCGGCGATCTTCTCGCGGTGAAGAGGAGGGCGGCATGAAGTGGTTCCTGATCCTGTGGGCCGGTCCCATCGCGCTGCTCGGAAGCTGGTACGGGCTTTCCTATTACGACATGAACTTCGGCATCTTCATGCTGACGCGCGATGCGCATGACCTCGTCTTCCGCATCTACGGCCATATCCTCGGCATTCCGCCGGAGAACCTGCCGCCGCTCGTGCTGCGCGCCATCGTCTTCGACAGTTTCCTCGTGCTCGGCCTCGTCGCCTTCCGCCGCCGCCGGCAGATCGCCGCCTGGTGGCGCGCGCGCCGTCAGGCGTCGGCAGCCCTTGCCAGCGACGAGAGCCTGTCCAGCGCCCCCTGAAGGATGAAGGAAGCGGCGGCCGAATCGATCCGCTCGGCCCGCTTCTTGCGCGACACGTCCATCTCGATCAGCGTGCGCTCCGCCGCGACCGTCGACAGCCGCTCGTCCCAGAAGACGAAGGGGATGTCGGTCTTGTCGGCCATCGAGCGCACGAAGGCGCGCGTCGCCTGCACGCGCGGACCGGCGCTGCCGTCCATGTTGACAGGCAGGCCGATGACGAAGGCGGCGACCTTCTCCTTCCCGGCAAAGGCGAGCAGCACCTCGGCATCCTGCGTGAACTTCACCCGTTTCAGCACCGGCCGCGGCGTCGCCAGCCGCCGGCCGAGGTCCGAGACGGAAAGGCCGATGGTCTTGGTGCCGAGGTCGAGGCCGGCGATGGGCTGGCCGGGGCCGAGGATCGCCGCCAGCTCTTCGAGGGTGAGCGTCGCCATGAAAAGCCCTCAGCGCTTGCGGACGAATTCGGTGCGCAGCACCAGTCCCCTGATGGCGTCGTGCCGGCAGTCGATCTCTTCCGGGTTGTCGGTGAGGCGGATCGACTTGATCACCGTGCCCTGTTTCAGCGTCTGGCCGGCGCCCTTCACCTTCAGGTCCTTGATCAGCACGACCGAATCGCCATCCGCAAGCACGTTGCCGCTGGCATCGTGCACCACGCTCGCGGCGGCCTTTTCGGCTGCGATCTCGGAGGCCGGACGCCATTCGCCGGTGGCTTCGTCATAGATGTAGTCGTCGTCGCTCATGGCGGGGTTCCTTCATTATGGTGTAAGCCACGCTTATAACGTTCGCGCCGCGGATGGAAACGGCCTTCGCGGTTTCTATATTGCGGGCAGGCAATCAATCGGGAGAACATGCATGAAAATCACCTGGCTCGGCCACTCCGCCTTTCGCATTGAGACGGCGAAGGCCAGAATCCTCATCGACCCGTTCTTCACCGGCAATCCCGCTTTCGACGAATCGACCCGCAAGGATGCCGTCGCGGGCCTCACCCATGTCCTCTTGACCCACGGCCACGGCGACCATGTCGGCGATACGATCGGGATCGCCAGGGAAACCGGCGCGACGGTTCTCGCCAATGCCGACCTTGCCGCCTGGCTCGGCGCGAAGGGCGTGGAGAAGGTCGACATGGGCAATACCGGCGGCACGGTGCATTTCGACGGCTTCTCGACCACCTTCGTCAATGCGCTCCATTCCTCCGCGCAGATCACCGAGGACGGCGTTTCCCATTCGCTCGGCAGCGCCAACGGCCTCGTCCTCCATTTCGAGGACGAACCGACGCTCTATCACATGGGCGACACCGACATCTTCTCCGACATGGCGCTGGTCAATGAACTGCACCAGCCGGAAATCGGCCTCGTGCCGATCGGCGACCGCTTCACCATGGGCGGTGCCGTGGCGGCGCTCGCCTGCCAGCGCTTCTTCAAGTTCGACACCGTCCTTCCCTGCCACTACGGCTCCTTCGGCATCATCGACCAGACGGCCGACCTCTTCGTGCAGGCGATGGACGGCGCGTCGGCGAAGATCGAGGTGCCGAAGGTCGGCGGCTCGGTCTCGCGGTAAGACCCCTCCCCACAAAGGGGAGGGACTTAACGGGCCGCGCCCTCTGCATTCCATTTCGAACGATGAGCAAGCCTCCTTCTTCTCCCCCCTTGTGGGGGAGATGCCGGCAGGCGGAGGGGGCCTTGTCGGCGATTGACCGCATTCCCCGTTGCGCCCCTTGGGCTTGGTCAGTATAGCGGGGAGGAAATTCCCTGTCGGAGACCACCCATGTCCGTAGATCTAGCCACCGTGAAGCGCGTCGCGCGCCTTGCCCGCATCGCCGTCAGCGAGGAAGAGGCAAGCCGCATGATGGGCGAGCTGAATGGCATCCTCGGCTTCGTCGAGCAGCTTTCCGAGGTTGACGTCGAGGGCGTCGAGCCGATGACGTCAGTCACGCCCATGGAGATGCGCAAGCGCGAAGACGTCGTCAACGACGGCAACAAGGCGGACGATATCGTCGCCAATGCCCCGGCGTCCGACCGCAACTTCTTCCAGGTGCCCAAGGTCGTCGAATAACGCCCTTCGCCGCCAGAGCCGTCCGCTTCCGAAAGTAGTCCTCCATGACCGAACTCACCCGCCTCACCATTGCCGAAGCCCGCGAAAAGCTCGGCGCCAAGGAGATCACCGCCGTCGAGCTGACGGACGCCTATCTCGGCGCGATCGAGGCCGCGAACGGCGCGCTCAACGCCTATGTCACCGTCACGCCGGAAAAGGCGCGCGAGATGGCGAAGGCCTCCGACGCCCGCATCGCCGAAGGCAAGGCCGGTGCGCTGGAAGGCATCCCGCTCGGCATCAAGGACCTCTTCGCCACCGAAGGCGTGCACACGCAGGCCTGCAGCCACATCCTCGACGGCTTCAAGCCGAAATACGAATCGACCGTCACGCAGAACCTGTGGAACGACGGCGCCGTCATGCTCGGCAAGCTGAACATGGACGAGTTCGCCATGGGCTCCTCCAACGAGTCCTCCTATTACGGCCCGGTGAAGAACCCGTGGCGCGCGGCCGGCTCCAACGCCGATCTCGTGCCGGGCGGCTCCTCGGGCGGTTCGGCCGCCGCTGTCGCCGCGTTCCTGTGTGCCGGCGCGACCGCGACGGACACCGGCGGCTCGATCCGCCAGCCCGCCGCCTTCACCGGCACGGTCGGCATCAAGCCGACCTACGGCCGCTGCTCGCGCTGGGGCATCGTCGCCTTCGCCTCCTCGCTCGACCAGGCCGGCCCCATCGCCCGCGACGTCCGCGACGCGGCGATCCTCCTCAAATCCATGGCCAGCGTCGACGCCAAGGACACGACCTCCGTCGATCTGCCGGTGCCGGATTACGAAGCCTCGCTCGGCCAGTCGCTGAAGGGCATGCGCATCGGCATTCCGCGCGAATACCGCGTCGACGGCATGCCGGAGGAGATCGAGGCGCTCTGGCAGCAGGGCATCGCCTGGTTGAAGGATGCCGGCGCCGATGTCGTGGACATCTCCCTGCCGCACACGAAATACGCCCTGCCGGCCTATTACATCGTCGCCCCGGCGGAAGCCTCCTCGAACCTTGCCCGCTACGACGGCGTGCGCTACGGCCTGCGCGTCGACGGCAAGGACATCGTCGACATGTACGAGAAGACCCGCGCGGCCGGCTTCGGCACCGAGGTCAAGCGCCGCATCATGATCGGCACCTATGTGCTCTCGGCCGGCTATTACGACGCCTATTACCTGCAGGCGCAGAAGGTGCGCACGCTGATCAAGCGCGACTTCGAGCTGGCCTTCAATGCTGGCGTCGACGCCATCCTGACGCCCGCCACCCCGTCGTCGGCCTTCGGCATCGCCGACGAGGACCTCGCTTCCGATCCGGTGAAGATGTATCTCAACGACATCTTCACGGTGACGGTGAACATGGCCGGCCTGCCGGGCCTTTCCGTTCCCGCCGGCCTCGACCACAAGGGCCTGCCGCTCGGCCTCCAGCTCATCGGCAAGCCCTTCGAGGAGGAAACCCTCTTCAGGACGGCCCATGTCATCGAGAAGGCCGCCGGCCGCTTCGCGCCGACGCGCTGGTGGTAAGGGGGCGTCCGGCCCCTTATCGGCTTCTGCCGCTTCATCATCTCCGTGGATAGCGGCCGGCGTCTCTCGCCAATCGCGCCGCGCGGTGCTTTGATGGCGGTGGAGAGAGCCGCATGATCACCGTTCGCAATGCCCTCGAGGAAGATGTACCGGCGCTGATCGACATCGGCGTCAGGGCCTGGGAACAGGCCGTCACCGGCGTGGCCGACCTTCAGGTGCGGCGCGATCATGCCCGCAATGCCTTCCAGCAGTTCCTCGCAAGCCATTGGCTGCGCGCCAGCGTCGCCGAATTCGGCGGCGTCCTTGCGGGCTGGGCCTCGCGCGAGGCGCTGGACGACGAGATCACCGATCTCTGGATCGATCCGCAGCAGCAGAGGAAGGGGCTCGGCTCCGCCCTGCTGGCCGCGATGGAAAACGAGATCGTCGCGGCCGGATTGGAGGCCGCGCGCCTCCAGACGCATGCGCGCAACACCGCGGCCGTCGGCTTCTTCCAGAAGCACGGCTATTCGGTGAGCTGGCTGTCGGTGGATTATTCGCCGCGGCTCGACCGCAACGTCGAATCGATCGGCCTGCGCCGGCAGCTCGTCGCGGACGAGCCGATCGGCTACGGGCCGGGCGGTTTTTGAGGGAGGCGGGCTTTCGCCGCGCCTCCCGTCGAATCACTGGTTGTCGAGCTGCGCGCGCACCAGTTCCAGGCCCCGCTGCGTGATGCGGTAGGGCCTGCCGCCGGAGGAGGCGATGCAGCGCCGGCGTTTCAGCTTGCGAAAGAGTTCAATGTCGAGGCCGCCCGCCCGCCAGCCGTCCCGCGTGATGCAGGCGACCGTCACGATCTTCCTGTTGTCGTCGTCTTTTTCGATATCGATCCTGCCGCCCTGGGCGAGCAGATGGAGGATGCGCTGTTCGGCGCGTGAAATGTCCATTGTCCTGAGAATCCGTCCGGCGTTCGCATGAACGCGAAAAAACGTTCCGCCACCGAAGGGTGGCAGGGCTTGTCGTTTTTCCGACCCTGCGCGCAAGCTTTCGCGGGCAGGGTCCTCAGCGGGCCTCAGAGCTAGACATCAAAACTCCATTGCGGATGCCCCGAAATAGCCGGGGCATCCATAAAGGTCAATGCGCAGGCCAGATCAGCGAATGGTGCAGGAAGACGCCGGCCTTCACGCCGTTGGCGGAGGCGAGCGAGATATTGGCGGCGCCGAGCGCGATGTCGCCGGCGGCATAGAGGCCGGGCAGGGAGGTCTGGCCGGTATCGTCGGTGTCGAGGATGCTGCCGACGGGCGTCTCCTTCAGCTTCAAGCCGCGGTCGGCCGGAATGGCGCTGCGCACCCGCGCCTCCGGCATGACGAACAGCGCCTTGACCAGCGTCGGAATGCCGGGGCCGGTCTCGACGGCGAGCATGCCGTCAGGCCCATCCGAAATGGCCGTGACGCGGCCCGGCCGCAGCTTCACATTGCGCGCGGCGAGAACGGCAAGGGCCTCCTCGTCCGGCTCCGGCACCTGATTGGTGAAGAGCGTGACATCGCCCCAGTCGGCGACCACCGCCGCAAAGCGCGCGGCCTCCGCCGTGCGCGCGAGCACCCCGACCGGCCCGCCGCCCACTTCATAGCCATGGCAATAGGGGCAATGCAGCACCGTCTTGCCCCAGCGCTCCGCAAGGCCCGGGATGGCGGGCAGCCGATCCTCGAAACCCGTCGCGAGCAGCACGCGCCGCGCCGCGATCCGCCCGCCGTCGCCGGTGACCACGGAGAAGGCGTCCCTTTCCCCTTCCAGCCGCTCGGCCGGCGCATCGCGGAAGGTCACGGTCTCGTAGGCGGCAAGCTGGCGGCGGGCATCGGCGAGGATCTCGCCGCCCGGCCTTCCGTCCTGCGCGAGGAAGCCGTGCGAATGGGCCGCGAAGCGGTTGCGCGGCTCGCCGGTGTCGACAATGGTGATGCGGCGGCGGGCGCGGGCGAGCTGCATGGCGGCGGAAAGGCCGGCAAAGCCCCCGCCGATGATGATGGCATCTTCGGTCATGGTTCATCCTTTCTATGGAGCGAGCGGCATCGTTCGGCCGGCCGGTGCCACCCGTTCGATGCAGGTCTTGGGAATTGGTTGCCTTCAGCCGGTATCGGCCCGGCAGTGTTTCGCCGCCACCCGGAAATCGGCCGCGAGATCGGCCAGCGTCGTGCCGGCGAAGCGCGCCATCAGGATCGCCTCGGCATCCTTCAGCGCGTCGCCGATCACCCGGTTGACGGATTGCTCGACCACGCAGCCCGGCATTTCCGTCGCCGGGCCGATCTGGAAGAGGATCGGCTCGCCGAGCGCATTGTAGATGTCGAGCAGCGAGATTTCGGCGAGCGGCCGGGCGAAATGCCAGCCGCCGCCATGGCCGCGGCCGGATTGCACGATGCCGGCCTCGCGCAGCCCGGCCATGGTGCGCCGGACGACGACGGCATTGGTGTCGAGGCAGAGCGCGAGATCGTCCGAGGTCATCGGCTCCTCGCGCTCGGCCATGTGCATGAGTGCATGGAGCACGGCGGAAAGGCGGCTGTTTCTTTTCATGTAACAACAATAGTTACGAATCCTGCCGCATGTCAACACATGCCGGCAGGAGGCCGCTCAGCCGGCACGCAGCATATCGAGGAGGGCAGGGCCGAAGATCAGCGCCGCCGGCACGAGCGCCACATGCAGCACGAGGATCGCCATGAGCTGCGTGCGGAACGGCTCCTTGCGCGTCTTGTGCCGCAGCAGCCGCTGGGCGGCGACGGCGCCGAGGCTGCCGCCGAGGAAGGCGAACTGCAGCAGCCGCGCTTCGGAAACGCGCCAGGTGCCATCGCGCGCGGCTTCCTTGTCCCACCAGTAGAGGCAGAACGTGACGACGTTGAAGAGAAGGAAGATGACGAAAAGCGTTGTTGTCGTGCCCATGGCATGCTTTTAGCCGATCATCCTTGCGGCTTGGCTAACGAGGGTGGACGGCACCCGCTGAAAACCTTGCGCCGCCTGCCCATATGTTCTACCGAGACAGCACCGAAGACACCACAAAAAGAGCCTGCAATGACCCTCGTCGACGTCCGCACCCCCGATCCGAAACGCTTGATCCCCGGCGCCACCGGCGACTGGGAAGTCATCATCGGCATGGAGGTGCACGCGCAGGTCCTTTCCAATTCCAAGCTCTTCTCCGGCGCGTCGACCGAATTCGGCAAGGCGCCGAATGCCAACGTCTCGCTGGTCGATGCCGCGATGCCCGGCATGCTGCCGGTCATCAACATCGAGTGCGTCAGGCAGGCGGTGCGCACGGGCCTCGGCCTCAAGGCGCAGATCAATCACCGCTCGATCTTCGACCGCAAGAACTACTTCTACCCCGACCTGCCGCAGGGCTACCAGATCTCGCAGTTCAAGGATCCGATCGTCGGCGAGGGCAAGATCACCATCTCGCTCGGCCCGGACCGCCAGGGCAATTTCGAGGACATCGAGATCGGTATCGAGCGCCTGCATCTGGAGCAGGACGCCGGCAAGTCGATGCACGACCAGCATCCGACCATGTCCTATGTCGACCTCAACCGCTCGGGCGTCGCGCTGATGGAGATCGTCTCCAAGCCGGACATGCGCTCCTCGGACGAGGCCAAGGCCTATATGACGAAGCTGCGCTCCATCGTGCGCTATCTCGGCACCTGCGACGGCAACATGGACGAGGGCTCCATGCGCGCCGACGTCAACGTTTCCGTGCGCCGTCCGGGCGAGGCCTTCGGCACGCGCTGCGAGATCAAGAACGTCAACTCCATCCGCTTCATCGGCCAGGCCATCGAATATGAGGCCCGCCGCCAGATCGGCATCCTGGAGGACGGCGGCAGCATCGACCAGGAAACCCGCCTCTTCGATCCCGGCAAGGGCGAGACGCGCTCGATGCGCTCGAAGGAAGACGCGCACGACTACCGCTATTTCCCCGACCCGGACCTTCTGCCGCTCGAATTCGACAACGAATTCGTCGGCGCGCTGCTCGCCGACCTGCCGGAACTGCCGGACGACAAGAAGATCCGCTTCGTCAAGGATCTCGGCCTTTCCGTCTACGATGCCTCGGTGCTCGTCTCGGAAAAGGCGATCGCCGACTATTACGAGGTCGTGGCCGCCGGCCGCGACGGCAAGATCGCCGCGAACTGGGTCATCAACGACTTGCTGGGCGCCTTGAACAAGGACGGCAAAGCCATTGAAGAGACTCCGGTTTCGCCCGCCCAGCTCGGCGGCATCATCGATCTCATCAAGGACGGCACCATCTCCGGCAAGATCGCCAAGGACCTCTTCGAGATCGTCTGGAACGAGGGCGGCAACCCGGCCGAGATCGTCGAGGCGCGCGGCCTCAAGCAGGTGACCGATACCGGCGCCATCGAGAAGGCCGTGGACGAGATCATCGCCGCCAACCCCGACCAGGTCGAGAAGGTCAAGGCCAAGCCCACGCTCGCCGGCTGGTTCGTCGGCCAGGTCATGAAGGCGACGGGCGGCAAGGCCAACCCGCAGGCCGTCCAGGCCCTCGTCAAGGCCAAGCTCGGCATCGAGGAGTAACCCGGTGTTTTTTGTCCGCACGGCCACCGAACGCGATCTGGCCAAGGTCAGCGCGCTTCTGGCCGAGACGTGGCACGCGACCTACGATGCGCTCTACGGCGCCGACAAGGTGAGCGAGATCACCGCGCGCTGGCATTCCGTGCCGGCGCTGAAGGCCCGGCTGGAGCGCAAGGACAGCGAATTCGTCGTCGCCGACGACGGCAGGGAGCTGGCCGGCATGGGCTATGTCGCCATGTCGAAGGACCGGCCGAAGACGGCGCTCCTGCACCAGCTCTACGTGCTGCCGCGCTACCAGCGCCAGGGCATCGGCCGCGACATGTTCGCCGAGCTCGAAACCTGTTTTCCCGATGCCGATGCCATGCTGCTGGAGGTCGATCCGCGCAACGATGCGGCGGTCGCCTTCTATCTCGCGCACGGTTTCGTCAAGGTCGGGGAGGCGAAGCATACGGCGGATGACGTCTCGGGCGTGCCGCTTCACGTCTACGAGAAGCCGCTTCACGGTTGACCGAGGCGAAAAGCCGTGCGCGAAGGCGCGGGAATCGCTGGACATTCCGGCGCTGCCGCGCCATAAGCGGAAGAAATATCACCCGCTCTTGCGGGCGAACAATCAGTCTCGGGCCGCGCTTCCGGCACGGCCCTGCCAAGGACGCCAGCCCATGAACCTTCTCAAGCAGATTTTTACCTGGTGGAACGGTCAGACGATCGGCACCCGTTTCCATACCTGGCGCTTCGGCACCCGGGTCGGCCAGGACGAATTCGGCAACGTCTACTATCAGGGCGGCAAGGATTCCGAGGGCCGCACGCGCCGCTGGGTGATCTATAACGGCTATGCCGACGCATCCGCCATCCCGGCCGGCTGGCACGGCTGGATGCACCACCGCACCGACGTTTCCCCGGCCGACGAGGAATACAAGGCGCGCGAATGGGAGCAGCCGCACCGCCCGAACCGGACCGGCACCTCGCAGGCTTACCGCCCGCCGGGCTCGATTGCCGCCGCCGGCGAGCGTCCGCGCGTGACAGGCGACTACGACGCCTGGACGCCGGGCAACTGATACCGATTTGGCCACATTTCGCCGGTAGCTCGGAGCGACCGGCGACGGCCGGTTCGGATCGCAGGAGACGGCATCGATGACAGCAGGGTTTTCACGGGCAGGCGCCGCAGGGCGGTTCCTTTCGGTCGCGCTTGCAGCGGCGGCCGCAGGTCTCGCCATGGCGCCCGTCGCGGCAAAGGCCGCACGCATCGAGAACCCCGTCGCCACCTTTTCCGGCATCGACAAGATCACCGGCCGCATCACCAGCTTCGACGTCTATATCGGCGAGACCGTGCAGTTCGGCGCGCTCCAGGTGACGCCGAAGGTCTGCTACAGCCGCGACGATACGGAAGCGCAGAAGATCACCTCCTTCGTCGAGGTCGACGAGATCACCCTCGACCGCAAGATCCGCCGCATCTTCACCGGCTGGATGTTCGCCGACAGCCCCGGCCTCAACGCCGTGGAGCATCCCGTCTATGACGTCTGGCTGACCGAGTGCAAGACGAAGTCGGACGTCCCGCCGCCGGAAGACGGCGAGGCGAAGGCGCAGTAAGGCGTTCTTTCTCGAAGATTGCATTTGCCGCCGTGGATCCTCCGGTCAGGCCAGAGGATGACGGAGGGCAGGAGAGGGGTTCCACCTCTCTGACGGCGCGACATGTCGAGCGGTTGCTTCGACGGTGCGGCATATCGAAGAGTTGCTTTGGATACGAACTCTTATTCCTGCGTCATCCTCGGGCTTGACCCGGGGATCCACCCACGCCGCCGTCCCCCGGCCTAAAACGGCAGGTGCGGCGAGGCCAGTGCGTTCGCCAGCATGTCCTCGTACTCGATCTTCGGCACGTCGATCGCCCCGAACGTCTTCAGGTGCTCCGTGGTGAACTGCGTATCGAGCAGGCGGAAGCCGCGCTCGCGCAGGCGTTCCACCAGGGCGACCAGGCAGATCTTCGAGGCATCCGCGCGCCGGGAGAACATGCTTTCGCCGAAGAAGGCGGCGCCGAGCGAGACGCCGTAGAGGCCGCCGACGAGCTGGTCGCCCTCCCAGGCCTCGACGGAATGGGCGTGGCCCATGCGGTGCAGGGTGCCGTAGAGCGACTTGATCTTCGCGTTGATCCATGTCGACGGCCGGTCCGGCGCGGCCTCGGCGCAGGATTTGACCACCGCGTCGAAGGCGGTATCGAAACGGATGTCGAAGGGGGCCTTGCGGATCGTCTTGGCGAGGCTGCGCGAGACGTGGAATTCATCGAGCGGGATGACGCCCCGCAGGTCCGGCTCGACCCAGAAGAGCTCCGGGTCATCGGCCGAATCGGCCATCGGGAAGAGCCCGATGGAATAGGCGCGCAGGAGCAGTTCCGGGGTGATCTCCGGGTGCTTTCTGCGACGCCCTGCCATCAGCGCCGACGCCCCTCAGGCGTCGGTCTTGCTGGCCAGGTAGTCTTCCAGCCAGTGGATGTCGTAATCGCCGTTGGCGATGTCCTGGTTGCCGATCAGGTCCTGGAAGAGCGGCAGCGTCGTCTTGATGCCGTCGATGACGAACTCGTCCAGCACGCGGCGCAGGCGCATCATGCATTCGACGCGGGTGCGCCCGTGCACGATGAGCTTGCCGATCAGGCTGTCGTAGTAGGGCGGGATGCGGTAGCCCTGATAGGCGCCCGAATCGACGCGCACACCAAGGCCGCCCGGCGCATGGAAATGCGTGATCGTGCCCGGCGAGGGAACGAAGGTGCGCGGGTCCTCGGCATTGATGCGGCACTCGATGGCGTGGCCGGAAAAGACGATGTCTTCCTGGCGGACCGACAGG
It encodes the following:
- a CDS encoding metal-dependent hydrolase encodes the protein MKITWLGHSAFRIETAKARILIDPFFTGNPAFDESTRKDAVAGLTHVLLTHGHGDHVGDTIGIARETGATVLANADLAAWLGAKGVEKVDMGNTGGTVHFDGFSTTFVNALHSSAQITEDGVSHSLGSANGLVLHFEDEPTLYHMGDTDIFSDMALVNELHQPEIGLVPIGDRFTMGGAVAALACQRFFKFDTVLPCHYGSFGIIDQTADLFVQAMDGASAKIEVPKVGGSVSR
- a CDS encoding AEC family transporter is translated as MPAIFESILPVFLLVVLGALLKRWRLIDRDMWTGLEQLGFFVLFPSLLFTTLANATFSGIAAGAIALGSIGSVTFIALLLILSWPLFRAAGVSGASYTSVFQTSTRWNAFIALAIGEKLYGTDSLALVALVATLIIIPLNFYNIAVLVWFGGGTRSLKTFAQKILTNPMIIGSVLGVLVNLSGIHIYAPLMQTVEFVADTSLSLGLIMVGAGLKLADALRPRPLALLPVVLKLLFMPLVMTGAAYALGMRGEQLLTIAMGASVPTAMNGYVLAKQMGGDAPFYAAVATLQTIASFFTIPMVLATTAYLAGG
- a CDS encoding alkylphosphonate utilization protein, which translates into the protein MSDDDYIYDEATGEWRPASEIAAEKAAASVVHDASGNVLADGDSVVLIKDLKVKGAGQTLKQGTVIKSIRLTDNPEEIDCRHDAIRGLVLRTEFVRKR
- the gatC gene encoding Asp-tRNA(Asn)/Glu-tRNA(Gln) amidotransferase subunit GatC, translating into MSVDLATVKRVARLARIAVSEEEASRMMGELNGILGFVEQLSEVDVEGVEPMTSVTPMEMRKREDVVNDGNKADDIVANAPASDRNFFQVPKVVE
- a CDS encoding NAD(P)/FAD-dependent oxidoreductase codes for the protein MTEDAIIIGGGFAGLSAAMQLARARRRITIVDTGEPRNRFAAHSHGFLAQDGRPGGEILADARRQLAAYETVTFRDAPAERLEGERDAFSVVTGDGGRIAARRVLLATGFEDRLPAIPGLAERWGKTVLHCPYCHGYEVGGGPVGVLARTAEAARFAAVVADWGDVTLFTNQVPEPDEEALAVLAARNVKLRPGRVTAISDGPDGMLAVETGPGIPTLVKALFVMPEARVRSAIPADRGLKLKETPVGSILDTDDTGQTSLPGLYAAGDIALGAANISLASANGVKAGVFLHHSLIWPAH
- a CDS encoding GNAT family N-acetyltransferase, giving the protein MITVRNALEEDVPALIDIGVRAWEQAVTGVADLQVRRDHARNAFQQFLASHWLRASVAEFGGVLAGWASREALDDEITDLWIDPQQQRKGLGSALLAAMENEIVAAGLEAARLQTHARNTAAVGFFQKHGYSVSWLSVDYSPRLDRNVESIGLRRQLVADEPIGYGPGGF
- the gatA gene encoding Asp-tRNA(Asn)/Glu-tRNA(Gln) amidotransferase subunit GatA, which codes for MTELTRLTIAEAREKLGAKEITAVELTDAYLGAIEAANGALNAYVTVTPEKAREMAKASDARIAEGKAGALEGIPLGIKDLFATEGVHTQACSHILDGFKPKYESTVTQNLWNDGAVMLGKLNMDEFAMGSSNESSYYGPVKNPWRAAGSNADLVPGGSSGGSAAAVAAFLCAGATATDTGGSIRQPAAFTGTVGIKPTYGRCSRWGIVAFASSLDQAGPIARDVRDAAILLKSMASVDAKDTTSVDLPVPDYEASLGQSLKGMRIGIPREYRVDGMPEEIEALWQQGIAWLKDAGADVVDISLPHTKYALPAYYIVAPAEASSNLARYDGVRYGLRVDGKDIVDMYEKTRAAGFGTEVKRRIMIGTYVLSAGYYDAYYLQAQKVRTLIKRDFELAFNAGVDAILTPATPSSAFGIADEDLASDPVKMYLNDIFTVTVNMAGLPGLSVPAGLDHKGLPLGLQLIGKPFEEETLFRTAHVIEKAAGRFAPTRWW
- the ruvX gene encoding Holliday junction resolvase RuvX translates to MATLTLEELAAILGPGQPIAGLDLGTKTIGLSVSDLGRRLATPRPVLKRVKFTQDAEVLLAFAGKEKVAAFVIGLPVNMDGSAGPRVQATRAFVRSMADKTDIPFVFWDERLSTVAAERTLIEMDVSRKKRAERIDSAAASFILQGALDRLSSLARAADA
- a CDS encoding YjhX family toxin, with amino-acid sequence MDISRAEQRILHLLAQGGRIDIEKDDDNRKIVTVACITRDGWRAGGLDIELFRKLKRRRCIASSGGRPYRITQRGLELVRAQLDNQ
- a CDS encoding DUF6105 family protein; its protein translation is MKWFLILWAGPIALLGSWYGLSYYDMNFGIFMLTRDAHDLVFRIYGHILGIPPENLPPLVLRAIVFDSFLVLGLVAFRRRRQIAAWWRARRQASAALASDESLSSAP